In Rhizophagus irregularis chromosome 7, complete sequence, a single genomic region encodes these proteins:
- a CDS encoding uncharacterized protein (SECRETED:cutsite_VVG-IP; SECRETED:prob_0.6891); SECRETED:SignalP(1-19) translates to MFAQLYIIYIFFLVSAVVGIPVVNLQDQIFSIDGSAVPTRPKCTDPNNAKYKSSTCATRKSVRVSCESFSQPGTPVDTNFSCGDGDSCVNITPNDAFCVDDSSAQVWDNKNENEVVCSAPVSLVPPHVSFQLVAGITTYSTTGDPIRVAELQAKYDDNNSNIYTDYKYQENNYTFPIKQEDFSKKLSFCFYPGSNEEVQAVGSLAYVLM, encoded by the coding sequence ATGTTTGCTcaactatatattatatatattttctttttggttTCAGCTGTAGTAGGAATACCTGTAGTAAATTTACAAGATCAGATTTTTAGTATTGATGGTTCTGCTGTACCCACTAGGCCTAAATGCACTGACCCTAATAATGCTAAATATAAAAGCTCCACTTGCGCTACAAGGAAATCAGTGAGGGTTTCATGTGAATCTTTTAGTCAACCAGGCACACCTGTTGATACTAATTTTAGCTGTGGAGATGGTGATTCTTGTGTTAATATTACCCCAAATGATGCATTCTGTGTTGACGATAGCAGTGCTCAAGTATGggacaataaaaatgaaaatgaagtcGTATGTTCAGCACCTGTTTCATTAGTGCCACCACATGTGTCTTTTCAACTTGTAGCTGGAATTACAACATATTCAACAACTGGAGATCCAATACGAGTAGCTGAGCTACAAGcaaaatatgatgataacAATTCAAATATCTATACTGATTataaatatcaagaaaataattacaCCTTCCCTATTAAACAAGAAGATTTTTCTAAAAAGTTGAGTTTCTGCTTCTATCCAGGCTCTAATGAGGAAGTACAAGCTGTAGGTTCTCTAGCATATGTTTTAATGTGa